The proteins below are encoded in one region of Lactuca sativa cultivar Salinas chromosome 3, Lsat_Salinas_v11, whole genome shotgun sequence:
- the LOC111894255 gene encoding uncharacterized protein LOC111894255, with the protein MSSEANLMAQCGSAAASPTVAELISLLRSSFLASEFQDVEEILVEREDHMRKQCNELRKKAKAFEKEKDVLFLKNQKLNDEMKKKQKEIDALRKENLEYKDQIKILNSEKCRVSKSALEDELKMKQSEIDALRKLNVEYEKKEAELRFYKKQSTDLYDRVLKLEKTAKELITSAGSSSINLENSQQKNSTAEYIKPPLLVEKGDNKIKAEPKLQEIIQIDDDDDDDDDDLKCHSTLKRKQSSNEVDKKYSSDFVDDIQPATQKRKNLQHLHNQPIISNPHSTPHSSGITPQVEPRNLMSSLDSPASISDLNTKIIDGAYKSIIARNKMIKGKWRFKSEMVEEFDKDDELCMNAICALHRQSHTVLPLFDKSRITQLALLLINGDPQQKLKKTASEVNPSDVDECRVFAKKYAVQIFNIFKNKDDPFFPPSRS; encoded by the exons ATGAGTTCGGAGGCTAACCTGATGGCGCAATGCGGGTCGGCAGCAGCATCTCCGACGGTGGCGGAGCTCATTTCTCTCCTCCGATCATCCTTCTTAGCGTCGGAGTTTCAAGATGTTGAAGAAATATTGGTGGAGCGTGAGGATCATATGAGGAAGCAGTGTAATGAGTTGAGGAAGAAGGCTAAAGCGTTTGAGAAGGAGAAGGATGTGTTGTTTTTAAAAAATCAGAAGCTGAACGACGAGATGAAAAAGAAACAAAAGGAAATTGACGCATTGAGAAAGGAAAATTTGGAATATAAGGATCAGATTAAGATTTTGAATTCTGAGAAATGTAGGGTTTCGAAATCTGCGTTAGAGGATGAGTTGAAAATGAAACAAAGTGAGATTGATGCATTGAGGAAGCTGAATGTCGAGTATGAGAAGAAAGAGGCTGAGCTTAGGTTTTATAAGAAGCAGTCGACGGATTTATACGATAGGGTTTTGAAGTTAGAGAAAACAGCCAAAGAATTGATAACTTCAGCGGGATCTTCTTCGATCAATCTGGAGAATAGCCAACAAAAGAATTCTACTGCTG AATATATTAAACCACCATTGCTTGTTGAAAAGGGGGACAACAAGATAAAAGCAGAACCCAAGCTTCAAGAGATCATACagattgatgatgatgatgatgatgatgatgatgatctaaAGTGTCACTCGACATTGAAAAGAAAACAGAGTTCTAATGAAGTAGATAAAAAGTATAGTAGTGATTTTGTTGATGACATTCAACCCGCAACTCAAAAAAGGAAAAATCTTCAACATTTGCATAATCAGCCGATAATTTCAAATCCCCATTCTACCCCTCATTCATCAGGAATCACACCACAGGTTGAGCCAAGAAATCTCATGTCTTCCTTGGATAGTCCAGCCTCCATTTCTGATCTAAATACCAAAATCATTGATGGAGCATACAAATCAATAATTGCTAGAAATAAGATGATAAAAGGAAAATGGAGATTCAAATCTGAGATGGTTGAAGAATTTGATAAAGATGATGAGCTCTGTATGAATGCCATTTGTGCTCTACATAGACAAAGTCATACTGTTCTTCCACTTTTTGATAAATCAAG aATCACCCAACTGGCACTGTTGCTTATCAACGGGGACCCACAACAAAAGCTGAAAAAAACAGCTTCAGAAGTGAATCCTTCTGATGTTGATGAATGTAGGGTGTTTGCTAAAAAGTATGCAGTTCAGATCTTTAATATATTCAAGAATAAAGATGACCCTTTCTTCCCTCCTTCCAGAAGTTAA